A portion of the Cervus elaphus chromosome X, mCerEla1.1, whole genome shotgun sequence genome contains these proteins:
- the LOC122689552 gene encoding carbonic anhydrase 5B, mitochondrial-like isoform X5 — translation MAMMSHLRAILQASPCKTLWRRFQTPRSTPARPCSLYTCTYKSRNRVLHPLWEKVDLVPAGERQSPINIRWRDSVYDPGLQLLTISYDPTTCLHVWNNGYSFLVEFEDSADKSVQGFQALLG, via the exons ATGGCGATGATGAGTCACCTGAGGGCCATTCTTCAAGCCTCTCCATGTAAGACACTGTGGAGAAGGTTCCAGACTCCGAGATCCACGCCTGCAAGGCCTTGCAGCCTCTACACCTGCACTTACAAATCCCGGAACCGAGTCT TGCACCCCCTCTGGGAGAAAGTGGACCTGGTCCCGGCGGGTGAGCGCCAGTCGCCCATCAACATCCGGTGGAGGGACAGTGTCTACGATCCTGGCTTACAGCTGCTCACCATCTCTTATGACCCGACCACCTGCCTCCACGTCTGGAATAACGGGTACTCTTTCCTCGTGGAATTTGAAGATTCTGCAGATAAATCAG
- the LOC122689552 gene encoding carbonic anhydrase 5B, mitochondrial-like isoform X3 produces the protein MAMMSHLRAILQASPCKTLWRRFQTPRSTPARPCSLYTCTYKSRNRVLHPLWEKVDLVPAGERQSPINIRWRDSVYDPGLQLLTISYDPTTCLHVWNNGYSFLVEFEDSADKSEMEPRMRKTNCKIKYADFQL, from the exons ATGGCGATGATGAGTCACCTGAGGGCCATTCTTCAAGCCTCTCCATGTAAGACACTGTGGAGAAGGTTCCAGACTCCGAGATCCACGCCTGCAAGGCCTTGCAGCCTCTACACCTGCACTTACAAATCCCGGAACCGAGTCT TGCACCCCCTCTGGGAGAAAGTGGACCTGGTCCCGGCGGGTGAGCGCCAGTCGCCCATCAACATCCGGTGGAGGGACAGTGTCTACGATCCTGGCTTACAGCTGCTCACCATCTCTTATGACCCGACCACCTGCCTCCACGTCTGGAATAACGGGTACTCTTTCCTCGTGGAATTTGAAGATTCTGCAGATAAATCAG AGATGGAACCAAGGATGAGGAAAACCAACTGTAAAATTAAATATGCTGATTTTCAACTGTGA
- the LOC122689553 gene encoding translation machinery-associated protein 7-like, translated as MSGCEGGKKQPLKQPKKQAKETDEEDKAFKQKQKEEQKKLEELKAKAVGKGPLATGGIKKSSKK; from the coding sequence ATGTCGGGCTGCGAAGGTGGCAAGAAGCAGCCTCTGAAGCAGCCCAAGAAGCAAGCCAAGGAGACAGACGAGGAAGATAAGGCATTCAAGCAGAAGCAGAAGGAGGAGCAGAAGAAACTCGAGGAGCTAAAAGCAAAGGCCGTGGGGAAAGGCCCCCTGGCCACTGGTGGAATTAAGAAATCTAGCAAAAAGTAA
- the LOC122689552 gene encoding carbonic anhydrase 5B, mitochondrial-like isoform X4, whose protein sequence is MAMMSHLRAILQASPCKTLWRRFQTPRSTPARPCSLYTCTYKSRNRVLHPLWEKVDLVPAGERQSPINIRWRDSVYDPGLQLLTISYDPTTCLHVWNNGYSFLVEFEDSADKSGESQTRGLIWS, encoded by the exons ATGGCGATGATGAGTCACCTGAGGGCCATTCTTCAAGCCTCTCCATGTAAGACACTGTGGAGAAGGTTCCAGACTCCGAGATCCACGCCTGCAAGGCCTTGCAGCCTCTACACCTGCACTTACAAATCCCGGAACCGAGTCT TGCACCCCCTCTGGGAGAAAGTGGACCTGGTCCCGGCGGGTGAGCGCCAGTCGCCCATCAACATCCGGTGGAGGGACAGTGTCTACGATCCTGGCTTACAGCTGCTCACCATCTCTTATGACCCGACCACCTGCCTCCACGTCTGGAATAACGGGTACTCTTTCCTCGTGGAATTTGAAGATTCTGCAGATAAATCAGGTGAGAGCCAGACCCGTGGTCTCATCTGGAGTTAA